In Natranaerobius thermophilus JW/NM-WN-LF, the genomic stretch CCAGGTCACTTCCTCGGCAGAGGAATTAAGTGCAAACGCCGAAGAAAATACCAGTGCAGCTAATGAAGTTTCAAAGGCAGTAGAAGAAATTGCTCAAGGTGCCACCAGCCAAGCCGAGAAAACAGATCAAAGCTCTAATGTTACTGAAGAACTTGGAAAAATCATTGAAAAAGAACAGAGCTGTGTAGATAGTTTAAATCAAGCTATTGAAGAAGTAACCAATAAAAAAGAAGAGGGTACTGAAGCAGTTAAAAACTTGCACGAAAAAACAAATGAGACTAACAGTGCCATCAAAGAAATCACAGAAGTAATTGAAAAAACTCACTCAAGAACCCAAGAGATTAAAGAAGCAAGTAGTCACATAACAGATATAGCTGAGCAAACAAACTTATTAGCCCTTAACGCCAGTATTGAAGCTGCTCGGGCAGGCGAGCATGGACAAGGTTTTGCAGTGGTAGCTAACGAAATTAGACAACTTGCAGAAAAGTCAAATGAATACTCAGAAAATATCTTGAACAATATCGATGGGTTAAATAAACAGGCAAATGATGCAGTTAAAACAATGGAAAATGTAAAGCAAATAATAAAAGAACAAAGTGTTTATGTGGAAGAAACCGGTTCCAAGTTCGATGGAATTTCTAATGCCATAGAAGGAGTAGAAAGTCAGTTATCCGAACTCAATGAATTTGGAAAAGAAATGAATAATAAGAAACAAGAGATTATAAACGCACTACAAGACCTGTCTTCAATAGCTGAAGAAAACTCATCAAGTACTGAAGAAATTTCATCAACTGTGGAAGAACAAACTGCAAGTATGGATGAAATCGCTTCAGCCAGTGAACAATTGACAAAATTAGCTGAAGAAATGCAAGAAGAAATAAATAAGTTTTCGTATTAATAAGACTCATATTGCGATATTGACGGTCTTTTCTCCGTGCTCCGATTTTATGTGTGCCGTAGGAATAAGAATGATGACACTTACATTTAATTGGGCTGTTCAAAGTTAATTGAACAGCCCAATCTACATAAAAGGCTACAAACCCTTAACAAACATTTAAATATGTTAATAAATTAGATTATGTTCCTAGACTTATTCAGAATGGGAGTGCACATAATTTTGTGTAAATAATTAACATTATCATTAAAAACAAAGCAATTCCGATTAATATAATATGCGTTTTGTTAATTTTTTCTTATTTAGATAACTATTTATTAAATTCGACATCTTAAAATGCCTCCTTTTTATAAGTAGATTCGTTTTTACCTGGCACTATAATAAGTCCGCACTAATTTTCTTTTAGTACGGACTTATTGCTCTTAAAATTCCTTTTCTCTGTTGTAACTCATTGATTTATACAAGTTATACCAAGTTAATCAACTGTATACGCTAATTAAATGTAATTCGCTAGCTAAATGCTGTATTCGTTAACTTAGTCTGTAGGTGTTCACTAAGCGCTATCTTCTGAAGGTTTCAAATTAGGTATACCTAAATATATTGCCAAAAGCACACAACCGAGCATTAAGAAATTGTAGTGCAAGTTCGGGATTATTGTGAGTGGCGAAATTCCAGCAAGTGAACCTGCCAGCAAGATTTGAGCCCCATAGGGAAGCATTCCCTGGGTTACTGATGCAAAAATATCCAGCATACTAGCACTTCTTCGCAGATCAACACCATTTTCTAAAGCAATATTCTTCGCCAAAGGTCCACTGATTATAATTGCAACAGTGTTATTGGCAGTACAAATGTCGGCAGCTGCTGATAAAGCACCAATCCCCAGCTCTGCCCCTTTTCGAGTTTTGACCCGCCTTGATATTTGATCGACCAAAAAGGCCAGTCCACCTTCTTTTCGTATCATGGCAGCCAGTCCACCAGCAAACAATGACAAGAAGAAAACTTCGTTCATATCAGTAAAACCTTGATATGCGGCTTGAGACAGTTCTAAAGCTGTAAAATCTCCGTAAACAACTCCAATTAGCCCAGCCAATACCAAACCTAAAAACAGAACAACAAAAACATTTACACCCATCAAAGCAAAGACAAGTACAAATATATAGGGTAAAACCTTAATAATTTCAAAGGGATAATCTCCATCTAAAGCAGCAACATCACCGACAAATAGTAAAATAATCAAAGATATAATAGCGGCAGGGAGTACAATCAAAAAGTTCATTTTAAACTTATCTTTCATTTTAACTCCCTGGGTCTGAGTAGCGGCAATTGTTGTATCGGATATAATTGACAAATTGTCACCAAACATGGCACCACCAATCACAATTCCCATCATGACCGGCATAGAAACTCCAATTTCGGGACCCAAGCCAACGGCAATTGGCGCAACTGCACCGATAGTTCCCATTGAAGTTCCCATGGCCAGGGATATAAAAGCACTTATCAAGAATAAACCAGGTAGCAACAGGCGAGCAGGCACCATAGTAAGCCCTAGATTAACAGTAGATTCAACGCCTCCCATACCTTCTACTACTGCTGAAAAGGCACCGGCCAGCAAATAAATCATACACATAATCACAATACCTTCTTCACCGGCCCCGTTAATAAAAGTCTTGATCCGTTCATCAATTGTACCTCTTGCCATAAATACTGCTACTACAATACCAATCAATGCTGCAATAGGTGCAGGAAATTCGTAAAAGGCCATTTCAACTCCTAAATAAGTCAGAAACAGTCCTACACCTAAATACAAAAATAAAAACACAAATAAGGGTATTAATGCCCAACCATTCGGTTTAATTTCTTTTTGATCCATCTAGGTGATCCCCCTTTAAATCTTCATTGTCAGTAGTTTTGTAATTTTCTTACCAATTTCTTCAGATGGGTTAACAATGTAATGTAGGGAGGCGCTGAGGGAATTGCAATAAATAATTATCCCTCAGCCCCTTGGTTTTGTAGTTTGATGATATTTCTAAGGGTTTCTTTCTAAATTACTGTTCCATTCCTTGTTTTAGGTCTTCGATAATATCATCTACATCTTCAATTCCTACGGAAACCCTTACCATACCATCGGTAATACCTGCTTTTTCACGTTCTTCTTGTGGAACTACAGAATGAGTCATGGATGCTGGATGCTGGATCAATGTATCCACATCTCCCAAGCTAACAGCCAATGTACACAACTCTACATTATTTAGTAGGTTTTTACCAGCTTCAAAGCCACCTTTTAATTCAAAGGCAATAATGCCACCAAAGTCTTCCATTTGTTTTTTAGCTAACTCGTGTTGAGGATGGCTTTCAAGTCCTGGGTAGTACACTCTTTCTACAGCTGGATGTTCTTCTAAGAACTTGGCTACCTTCATAGCGTTTTCACAGATCTTGTCCACACGAACAGCTAAAGTTTTAATTCCTCTGAGCAATAGGAAAGCATCAAAAGGTGCAATAATACCACCTAAATCTTTTACTGTAGTCATTTTTATATCACCAATCAGTTCCTCGAAACCTACTACTATTCCGGCAACAGTATCTCCGTGACCACCAAGGTACTTGGTAGCACTATGAATTACGATATCAATTCCCATTTCTAGCGGTCTTTGAAGATAAGGAGTCATAAAGGTGTTGTCTACTACAGTTGTAATGTCGTCCTTTTCCTTTGCAATTTTCACAACTTCTTCCAGATCAGTGATGGAAATAGTTGGATTCGCAGGAGTTTCAGTATAAATCACCTTTGTATTATCTTTAATAGCAGCTCGGATATTTTCAGGCTCACTGGTATCAACAAAAGTTACTTCAATGCCCCAGTTGGGTAACAACTCGTCAAACAGAGAGTGAGTACAGCCATATAGTGTATCTGAGGCCACCATATGATCTCCACAATTTAATAAATTCATCACAACAGCAGACACAGCTGCCATACCAGATCCTAATGCTATAGCATCATCTCCACCTTCTAGGTTAGCCATCTGCTTTTCAAGATTTTTTTGAGTTGGGTTACCCAATCTAGTGTAGATGTAGCCAGCCTCTTCACCGGCAAATCTAGCAGCTCCTTGTTCAACATTGTCAAATACAAAGGTTGAACTTTGATAAATTGGGGTCCTAAGAGCACCCGCTTCGTTCTTTTGACCTTCATCGGCATGGACAATACGAGTAGTTAATTTTGAATCTTTCATTAAAAACACCTCCACTTATTGTATTTGTGTCATCTATTTATATGCAATAACTGTGCCAGCTTCAATTAATTCGGCAAACCATTGGCTCTACTTCCCTATATCACAGGTTTTGACGAGTTTGGTTAATTTTTATTTAAAAAGCTGTGCAATAAAAACACTTCCTCTTCTGGAAACATGCTGTTCCAGAAGAGGACTAGGTTTGTAAAGAAAGGTTTCCGCCGGAAATAATTCGTTCCATTTTACGCTATGCCATGAACAAATTTGCAGTTTGAACACAGTTAAGCATTATTAAATAATCTTAACATTATTATAATAGTTTTGGGACAGCCATACTACTAGAAATTATTGAGATTTTTAAAATTCTAGCAGATTCTTCAAATTCCAGTTTTTTACTTTTCACCCTCTTTTTCACCTTCAAGGAGCAATATATACCTTATTTATAACATAATGTATATTTCATTTCACTACGTAAAAAATAAAAAAAATTTATGGGAAGGATAATAATAATGTTAAACATTATACAAAAACTTATTAAAAAAAAACGTCCCTATATAATGAGTACAGAAAAATTAGATGATAGTAACAATACGAAAATAAGTAAAAACTTTAATTATAATCACAAACATCTTAAGAATATCTTCGAAAACAGTGATGACATTTGCTTCCGGAATTTTATCACTGATTCGAATGCAAATGTACTTACACTATTTATCGAGGGGTTAGTAAACGAAGAACTGGTTAATAGTGACATTATTAAACCACTACAGTATAACTCAACTAAAGAGAAAAACACAGATGAAGCTTCTCCAGAGACTATCAAAAAAAGATTATTTACAGTAGGAACTGAAGTACAAACCAAAACTTGTTTCAATCAATTAATCGAAGAAGTATTAGATGGAAAAACAGCTATAATTATAGAAGGGCTTCCACAAGGCTTTATTATTGATTTAACTCAATGGGAAAACAGAGGAATTGAAGAGCCAATTAATGAGCAATCAATCAAAGGACCAAGAGAAGGGTTTACTGAAACCCTTCGAATCAATACATCCCAGTTAAGAAGAAGAATTAAATCACATCATTTTAAGATTCAACAATTTAGAATTGGTAAGCAAACAAATACAAATATAGCAGTAGCTTATTGTGAAAATATCGCTAATCAAACAATTGTCAATGAAGTAATTAATCGTATAAACAAAATTGATATTGACGGCATTTTAGAAAGTAACTATATCCACGAGTTAATTGAAGAAAGAACAATCACTATATTTCCGGAAATGATAGACACTGAAAGGCCGGATAAAGTAGCAGGACATCTCTTAGAAGGTAAAATAGCCATACTTACTGATGGTACTCCTTTCGCAATAATTCTGCCAGTTACATTAAGCGAATTTTTTCATACTCCTGAAGATTACTATACTCGCTATATTTTCTCCTTTGTACAAAGGACTTTAAGATTTGCTAGCTTTTTTATTGCTACTTGCCTACCATCTATTTATGTTCTTATGACAAAATTTCATTATGAAATGATACCTGTAGATATTATATTTTCAATTGCAGAAGCTAGAGAAGCTGTGCCTTTCCCACCACTGTTGGAAGTTTTGTTAATAGAAGTAATTGTAGAGTTTTTGCGTGAAGCAAGTTTAAGGTTACCTGGGCCAATTGGTCAAACAGTGGGTATAGTAGGGGCCTTGGTCATCGGAGATGCTGCAGTTAACGCTGAACTTATGAGTCCAGTATTAGTAATATTTACTGCTTTTAGTATGATATCTAGTTTTGTTATACCTAATTATTCAATGGCTTCTGCTCTGAGATTACTTAGGTTTCCAATTTTGTTTATGACAGGAATACTAGGAGGTTTTGGATTTATGATAGCCTGGTTTTTAATAGCTACACATCTTTGTAACATAAGCAGTTTTGGAGTACCCTTTTTACAGCCAATTGCTCCTTTCAAACTTTCTGAACAACGTGACACGGTTTATAGAATGCCATTCAGGTGGGTTAGAAAACGCCCCAAAGCAGTTGCAAATAAAAATATCAGACGTCAAAAAGGAGTTGAAGAAGAGGATTGAAAAAACACGAAAAAAAAGATATAAGTCAATTCCAATGGATTACTATAATTCTTGGCATGACAATTGGTATAGGAATAACAACATTACCCAGGGGGATTGCTACTGAAGCCGGTAGAGACGGATGGTTTTCTATTTTGTTGTCAACCTTGATAGTTATTATATATGCAAATATTTGCCTTTACTTTTCTCGCCTTTTTCCAGATAAAACTCTAGCTCAATCCAGCATAATAATACTTGGTAAGTTTTGGGGTACCATTCTGATCGTTATATATAGTTTATATGCCTTAACATTGTCCGGGTTGGTTCTTAGGTTTTTTATGAACATTGCATATGTGTATCTGGATATACAATATCCAATGGTATTTCATTTTATTATAATTCTCTCTGTAATTATATATATAGCAAGAAATGGTCTATCAACTTTATCTCGACTCAGTGAATTAGTTCTTTTTTATACACTACCCCTATTCATACTTTTTTTAATCCCCGTTTCATTAGATAAACATATAAATTTATTACCAGTCTTTGAAGGAGGGATTGTAGAACCAGTTAAAGCTATACAGGAACCTCTTCTTGCTTTTCTAGGTATAGAAATTATATTAGTATTTTATCCTTATCTAAATAAGAAAGAAGATGATGCTAAACTAACCAATATAGCAATAATTATTACCGGACTTATTTATACTTCAATCTTTATAGTCTCTCTAATGATGATGGGACTAGAGCAATTAAACCTGACTTATTGGCCATTTATAGAATATTTAAAAATTATTGATATAGCTGTTATAGAACGCATAGATACTTTGTTTATTCACTTATGGTTAGGCAAGGTAATTCTAGTTTCTTCCATTCAGTATTTTGTAGCTACTTTTTCTCTGGCTCACATAACAAATAAAGATTATCATGACATTTGGTCACTAGTGGCTTG encodes the following:
- a CDS encoding methyl-accepting chemotaxis protein, whose product is MKKLVQRSIKNRLISGVVALTIIMVVALILLNNYTIEDIVETTVNDKLEGDHEMGLRVVENNFSGNWHILGDELYKGNVTADEMTGTLDNIQESTGSVATIFKGDTSVASNLTDSEGERAIGTQVDEEVSQTVLEEGERFTGQIEILGTPHEVMYSPIENPEGEEIGIWFTGVPIDDVNNLINQGNMSFIFFSSIIIIIALILFYIAINKIVKPIKGLTSLLDKFSTLDLSSSEEDNTNSYLKRSDEIGKMAKAMMNMQEAVVQLIKNINDKSNQVTSSAEELSANAEENTSAANEVSKAVEEIAQGATSQAEKTDQSSNVTEELGKIIEKEQSCVDSLNQAIEEVTNKKEEGTEAVKNLHEKTNETNSAIKEITEVIEKTHSRTQEIKEASSHITDIAEQTNLLALNASIEAARAGEHGQGFAVVANEIRQLAEKSNEYSENILNNIDGLNKQANDAVKTMENVKQIIKEQSVYVEETGSKFDGISNAIEGVESQLSELNEFGKEMNNKKQEIINALQDLSSIAEENSSSTEEISSTVEEQTASMDEIASASEQLTKLAEEMQEEINKFSY
- the megL gene encoding methionine gamma-lyase translates to MKDSKLTTRIVHADEGQKNEAGALRTPIYQSSTFVFDNVEQGAARFAGEEAGYIYTRLGNPTQKNLEKQMANLEGGDDAIALGSGMAAVSAVVMNLLNCGDHMVASDTLYGCTHSLFDELLPNWGIEVTFVDTSEPENIRAAIKDNTKVIYTETPANPTISITDLEEVVKIAKEKDDITTVVDNTFMTPYLQRPLEMGIDIVIHSATKYLGGHGDTVAGIVVGFEELIGDIKMTTVKDLGGIIAPFDAFLLLRGIKTLAVRVDKICENAMKVAKFLEEHPAVERVYYPGLESHPQHELAKKQMEDFGGIIAFELKGGFEAGKNLLNNVELCTLAVSLGDVDTLIQHPASMTHSVVPQEEREKAGITDGMVRVSVGIEDVDDIIEDLKQGMEQ
- a CDS encoding GerAB/ArcD/ProY family transporter, with translation MKKHEKKDISQFQWITIILGMTIGIGITTLPRGIATEAGRDGWFSILLSTLIVIIYANICLYFSRLFPDKTLAQSSIIILGKFWGTILIVIYSLYALTLSGLVLRFFMNIAYVYLDIQYPMVFHFIIILSVIIYIARNGLSTLSRLSELVLFYTLPLFILFLIPVSLDKHINLLPVFEGGIVEPVKAIQEPLLAFLGIEIILVFYPYLNKKEDDAKLTNIAIIITGLIYTSIFIVSLMMMGLEQLNLTYWPFIEYLKIIDIAVIERIDTLFIHLWLGKVILVSSIQYFVATFSLAHITNKDYHDIWSLVAWPIVLFVALVPQNVPETEEFAANFTLYGGGLVILIPILLIITCKLRGVR
- a CDS encoding Na+/H+ antiporter NhaC family protein, translated to MDQKEIKPNGWALIPLFVFLFLYLGVGLFLTYLGVEMAFYEFPAPIAALIGIVVAVFMARGTIDERIKTFINGAGEEGIVIMCMIYLLAGAFSAVVEGMGGVESTVNLGLTMVPARLLLPGLFLISAFISLAMGTSMGTIGAVAPIAVGLGPEIGVSMPVMMGIVIGGAMFGDNLSIISDTTIAATQTQGVKMKDKFKMNFLIVLPAAIISLIILLFVGDVAALDGDYPFEIIKVLPYIFVLVFALMGVNVFVVLFLGLVLAGLIGVVYGDFTALELSQAAYQGFTDMNEVFFLSLFAGGLAAMIRKEGGLAFLVDQISRRVKTRKGAELGIGALSAAADICTANNTVAIIISGPLAKNIALENGVDLRRSASMLDIFASVTQGMLPYGAQILLAGSLAGISPLTIIPNLHYNFLMLGCVLLAIYLGIPNLKPSEDSA
- a CDS encoding spore germination protein, which gives rise to MLNIIQKLIKKKRPYIMSTEKLDDSNNTKISKNFNYNHKHLKNIFENSDDICFRNFITDSNANVLTLFIEGLVNEELVNSDIIKPLQYNSTKEKNTDEASPETIKKRLFTVGTEVQTKTCFNQLIEEVLDGKTAIIIEGLPQGFIIDLTQWENRGIEEPINEQSIKGPREGFTETLRINTSQLRRRIKSHHFKIQQFRIGKQTNTNIAVAYCENIANQTIVNEVINRINKIDIDGILESNYIHELIEERTITIFPEMIDTERPDKVAGHLLEGKIAILTDGTPFAIILPVTLSEFFHTPEDYYTRYIFSFVQRTLRFASFFIATCLPSIYVLMTKFHYEMIPVDIIFSIAEAREAVPFPPLLEVLLIEVIVEFLREASLRLPGPIGQTVGIVGALVIGDAAVNAELMSPVLVIFTAFSMISSFVIPNYSMASALRLLRFPILFMTGILGGFGFMIAWFLIATHLCNISSFGVPFLQPIAPFKLSEQRDTVYRMPFRWVRKRPKAVANKNIRRQKGVEEED